The genomic segment TAAGTTTAGAGCGTTCTTTTAAAGCTGTAGCGATATGCCCGGTTGTTGTTCCGGCGTCAAGGATAATAGTATCTCCGTCCTTGACCATTGTTGCGGCTAAAGTGGCGATTCGTTGTTTTTCTTCATAGCGGACTTCGCTGCGTTTTTTCCAATTCGGCTCGGAAACTACTTTTTCTTCAATCATGACTCCGCCGTGCGTTCTTTTTAGTTTTTTGTCTTTTTCAAGCGTAGTTAAATCGCGGCGAATGGTGGCTTCATGTACTTCAAAATGTTTCGCTAATTCGCTGACGGTTGCTATTTTCCGGCTTTTGACATATTGGACAATGGCGCGTTTTCGTTCGATAGATAGCACTTTTTCTCCTCCTTTTGTTTTCTTATATGGTAACGCCAATGAGAGAAAATCGCAAACAAACAAAAAACCTTGAAGCTTGGGCTCCAAGGTTTTGATGTTAAAATTAGTCGTTTAAGCGTTTTTCTAGTTCAGCTTTCTTGTCTTCAAATCCTGGTTTACCAAGCAGTGCGAACATATTAGCTTTGTATGCTTCTACTCCTGGTTGGTCAAATGGATTTACGCCGTTTAGATAGCCACTGATTGCTACTGCTTTTTCAAAGAAGTATACAAGGTAACCAAATGTATAAGCGTCTAGTTCAGGGATTTCTACTACAAAGTTTGGCACTTCGCCGTCTGTATGAGCTAGAAGAGTCCCTTCAAATGCTTTTGTATTAACGAAATCGACTGTTTCACCAGCAAGATAGTTAAGTCCGTCTAAGTCAACTTCTTCTTTATTAATTGTAATATTATGGCGCGGTTTATCCACTTTTACAACTGTTTCGAAAAGATTGCGACGGCCGTCTTGGATATATTGTCCAATGGAATGCAAGTCTGTGGAGAAGTTAGCGCTGGATGGGTAAATACCTTTTTTGTCTTTACCTTCACTTTCGCCAAATAATTGTTTCCACCACTCGTTAAAGTATTGCAAACCTGGTTCGTAGCTGATTAGAAGTTCAGTTACTTTTCCTTTGCGATAAAGTACGTTACGAGCTGCTGCATATTGGTAAGCAATGTTGTTTTTAAGTTCTGGTTTGTCGAAATCTTTGCTTGCTGCTGCTGCGCCGTTCATTAGTGCATCAATGTCTACACCGCTAACTGCGATTGGAAGTAATCCTACTGCTGTTAAAACGGAGAAACGTCCGCCCACGTCATCTGGAACAACGAATGTTTCGTAGCCTTCATTATCAGATAATGTTTTTAGAGCACCTTTTGCTTTATCTGTTGTTGCGTAGATGCGTTTTTTCGCGCCTTCTTCGCCGTATTTCTTAATTAAAAGTTCTTTGAATACACGGAAAGCAATTGCTGGTTCTGTAGTTGTACCGGATTTAGAAATAACGTTAACGGAGAAATCACGGTCGCCAACTACTTCAATTAAGTCATGTAAGTAGGAAGAACTAATGCTATTTCCTGCAAAAAATATTTGTGGTGTTTTACGCGCACCTTTTTCAAGTACATTATAGAAGGAATGATTTAATGTTTCGATGGCTGCACGAGCTCCAAGGTAAGAACCGCCGATACCGATAACGATTAATACTTCTGAATCGCTATGGATTTTTTCAGTTGCTTTTTTGATACGAGCAAATTCTTCTTTGTCGTAATCTGTTGGTAGGTTAATCCAACCAAGTGCGTCACTGCCTGCACCCGTACCATTATGTAATGCATCATGTGCTGCTTTTACTGCTGGTTCAAGGTAATCAAGTTCGCGTTCTTCAAAAAAACGGAGCGCTTTGGAATAATCAAATTTAATATGTGTCATCATTTTCCCTCCAAATTTTAAAAAAGTTTCTTTATTAACTTTATCTCAATCGGTGCTTTTTAGCAAGAGTAGACGTCTGTTATTTTTAGCCTTTTTTGGAAATTAGGTATAGTTTTCGTAAAGGACTCCCTCACTTCTAAGCAGTTCATTTAAAGTTAATTGGTCTATATTCAATAAATCATCCGCAAGTGGGATTGGGAGCCATTTGACATGAAAAACACTTTCGTCGTGTTCCACAGCTAAATTGTCTCCAATTGGTTTCGCGCGGAATACAAAAGTACACACATGCTCCCAAGTAGCACGGCGCTCTTTGCATGATAATATGGACTGAATTTCCACATCTATATTGGTTTGGCTTTTTACTTTGCTTGCAATAGCTTCTTCCATTGTTTGGGTTGCTTCTACTTGCCCTCCTGGAAATGTCCAAGTCATATTACGATTTCGCACGACTAATACTTCATCTTTTTTCTCATTATATACAAACGCTTGCACATGAATAGACCTTTTCACGAAAATCCCCCTTTGTTAATTAGCTTATATTTTTAAGTAAATAGAAAATTACTACTATCTATTCCCTTTTTCTAAAATATTAGTCAATTAAATTTATTAGCCTAGCAAGTTCGACCAATTTTGTCGGAACTTGCTAGGCCAATTGAGATTATTTATCTGCTTTATTTATCCATTCTTCTAGTTTATCCCGCAATGTGTTAAAGCCCTCATCATTTTCACCAGGCGCGACGTTTTTCTTCTTTGCTGGTTGTTCTTTTGGCGCATCTTCTGTAGCTCTAATTGAAAGGCTAATTTTGTTTTTTTCTTCATCAATATCTAAAATTTTCACTTTCACTACTTGACCAACTTCTAAGAAATCATGAATATCTTTTACAAAACCATGGGTAATTTCTGAAATATGGACTAATCCTTGTGTAGAATCGTCTAATGCTACAAAAGCCCCGTAACTTTGAATTCCTGCGATTTTTCCAGAAACTACTTCTCCTACTTTGAATGTACTCATCTTCATTCCACCTGCTTTCTAGTGTTCCGATATTTTAAAATTATAACATTTAGCTCTGACTTTAACAATTATTCTAAATCCTATTAGAGCGAGCTTTAGGAGCCATATTTATGCTATAATTAACAATAGTAAAAAGATTGGAGTGTGACATATTTGAGTCAATTTGATGAAGTCATTCCACGTATTGGTACTAATTCCGAAAAGTGGGATGGAGCAGAAGAATTATTCGGTCGAAAAAATATTATTCCAATGTGGGTAGCAGATATGGATTTCCGGGCACCAAAACCTGTGCTCGATGCTTTCCAGCGTCAAATCGACAACGGGATTTTCGGTTACTCAACCAAATCAGAATCACTTATCCAAGCTGTAATAGACTGGAACAAGAATGAGCACCAATTTGAAATTGATCCAAGCACGCTTTTCTTTAATGGGGCTGTTGTTCCGTCAATTTCGTTAGCGATTCGTTCTCTAACTAATAAAGGGGACGCCGTTTTAATGGTTTCGCCAATTTATCCACCGTTTTTCAAAATGACTGAAGATACAGAGCGGAAAGTAGTGATGTCTCCTTTAGTATATGAAAATCACCAATATCAGATGGATTTCAATGATTTGGAAACCCGGATGAAAGCAGAAAACGTGAAGCTTTTCCTATTATGTAACCCCCAAAATCCCGGTGGACGCTGTTTTACAAAGGAGGAATTAGTGCAGTTAGCTAAACTTTGTGAGAAATATCAAATTCCTATTGTTTCTGATGAGATTCATGCGGATTTAGTTATGAAAAACTACAAGCATGTTCCACTGATGGTTGCAGCACCGTTTTATCAGGATCAGATTATTACCTTAATGGCAGCGACAAAAACATTTAATTTGGCAGCTATTAAAGCTTCCTACTACATTATTACGAATAAATCCTATCAAGAAAAATTCGCCGCAGAACAAAAATACGCTGCAACTAACGGTCTTAATGTCTTTGGAATTGTAGGTACCGAAGCAGCCTATCGCGACGGTGCTCCTTGGCTTAGCGAGTTAAAAGAATATATTTATAGCAATTTTGAATATGTAAAAGCCACTCTTCAAAAAGAAGTTCCCGAAGTTGGCGTCACTGATTTAGAAGCAACTTACTTGATGTGGCTTGATTGTCGCTCGCTTCCAAAAGATGAAAAAACCATTTATGCTGATTTAATAGAAGCTGGTGTTGGTGTGCAAATGGGTTCTGGGTTCGGTTATTCTGGCAAAGGTTTTGTTCGTCTCAATATCGCTTGTCCAAAAGAAACGCTAGGAAAAGGCGTCCAACTTCTTATTGAAGGTTTGAAAAAGTAGCAACAAAAAGAAACTAAACTAACAAAGTTTGGTTTCTTTTTTTTAGTCAAATAAGGTTAGCTTTGTTATACTAATGTTTGGAAAGCAAGAGAGATGAAAATTTCTTCATCCCTTTCTTACATAAATTAAAGGAGTTGGTATAACCGATGTTTTTAGGTCTTCGCGAATTAGTTTATTCTAAGTTGCGCTATATTTTAGTAACAGGCATCATGGTTTTAATTATGTTACTATCACTTATTTTATCTGGGCTAGCAAATGGACTTGCCTATGATAATGCTTCATCCGTTGCAGATAACGGGGTTCCATATTATGTTCTCAGCAAGGACGCCCAAGACAAATTATCTCGCTCACAATTTCCAGAATCCAAACTTGCAGAAGTGAAAAAAGACGAGAATGTAAAAGACGCTGCGGTTCTTGGACAATCCATGCAAACATTAAAACGGGAAAGCGATGACAAAAAGTTCAGTGTGGCGCTTTTCGGAATTCAACCAGATAGTTTCCTTGCTCCAAAAATTTCAGAAGGAACTAATATACAAGTAACAAAACCAGATGAAATCGTCGTGGATTCTTCGCTTAAATCAGACGGAATTAAAATTGGCGATGTGCTAATGGATGATATTTTAAATAGAGAACTAACGGTGGTCGGTTTTACAGAAAACCAAAAATACAGTCATGCACCCGTTGTTTATCTTAACATCGCAACATGGCAAGAAATCAATCCTGTTTTATATCACCAAAAAACCCCTCAAACAAGTACGATTGCCATTAAAACAGACAATCCAGACAAAGGGGTAACACTTTCAGATAAAGATTTAACAACGATTGATCACAAAGGCTTTTTGAATCAAATTCCTGGGTATTCTGCTGAACAAATGACGCTTAATATGATGATTTATTTCTTAATTGTTATTGGCGGATTCATTCTGACAGCTTTCTTCTATGTAATGACGCTTCAAAAAACAACCCAATTTGGTATTTTAAAAGCGCTCGGAACGAAAACAAGTTATTTGGCGAAGAGCATTATTACGCAAGTCGTGATTATTTCGCTTATCAGTATTTTAATCAGCGTTGGCGTGACACTCATTTTACCAAGTATTATGCCTGAAGCGATGCCGTTTAGACTAAGTTCGATGACGATTGCGCTTTACAGTGGAATATTCTTCATAGTTGCTTTAGTTGGAGCACTTCTATCACTTAGACGAATTGCTAAAGTAGATGCGTTAGATGCTATTCGAGGAGGTGATGAATAATGGAAACTCTACTATCGTTTGAAAATGTTTATAAAGATTATCCGTCCGGTCCTTCAATTATTCATGCACTGAAGGAAACGAACTTTGAAGCTAAGAAAGGCGAACTTATTGCAATTGTTGGCCCAAGTGGTTCTGGTAAAAGTACGTTACTTTCGCTTGCAGGCGCGCTTTTAACACCAACTGGCGGAACTATTTCGATTAATGATAAGTCCATTAGTAACTTATCAGCAAAAGAGCAAACTTCTCTTCGTTTAGAAGAAATCGGCTTTATTTTCCAAGCTGCTCACCTTGTTCCTTACTTACGTGTGAAGGATCAAATTGGCTTTATTGGAAAAATGGCTGGGAAAAATGCTGCTGAATTAGAAAAAGAAGCTACTGCCTTGCTTGCTCAACTTGGAATCGCTGACCGGGCAAACGCTTTTCCAAAAGACTTATCAGGTGGTCAAAAGCAACGTGTCGCAATTGCACGGGCGCTTATTAATCAGCCGTCTGTTATCTTAGCGGATGAGCCCACTGCCAGCCTTGATACAGCAAGAAGTCGAGAAGTTGTGACGTTGCTTCGTGATGAAGTAGTGCAAACTAGTCGGACTGCGATTATGGTTACACATGATGAACGGATGTTAGATCTAGTTAACCATGTGTATCGTATGGAAGATGGCTTGCTTACTCAAGAAAGTTAAAAAAACCTGTGTGGCGAGATTCGCCACACAGGTTTTTTTAATGTTTATTTTTGATAGTTTTCAATTAATTCTAATGCTTGGCCAAGTACTTTTTCCCCGTTCATCGTACCATAAGCGGCCATGTCGATTACATCTACTGGAATTTTACCAGCAGCTAATTCATCAACTGTTTTTTTCTGATAACGCACTTGTGGTCCTAAAAGTACTACATCTGCATCATCAATTAAATTACTTACTTCAGCGATAGAGTACGCTTCGATGTCGCATTCTTCTCCGCGTGCTTCTGCTGCTTTACGCATTTTTGTTACTAAAAGGCTTGTTGACATTCCTGCCGCACATACTAAAACAATATTTTTCATCGTAATCTTTCCTTTCAGATTAAAGCTGCTTTTTTGGTACACTCCTATTATATCCTACCTTTCCTGTTTTAAACAAGTAAACGAATGGAGCCACAATAAATTTATGAAAAATGAGAAAAAGCATTGCGATTTCATGCGAAAAGAGCGATAATAGACAATAACTTTATCCGAAAGCTCAGAAAATTTCGCATCATCCAAAAACAACGCTTTAGGGAGATAAAAAATTCAAATCAGGAGTGTGTGGCATGAAAGTAATTAAATTTGGCGGGAGTTCTTTAGCATCAGGAATTCAATTAAATAAAGTTTTCCAACTTGTAGCGGAGGATTCTGATCGAAAAATCGTTGTTGTATCAGCTCCTGGTAAACGTTTCAAAGAAGATACAAAAGTGACGGACTTACTTATTGATTGCGCGGCAAAAGCACTTTTAGGAGAAAATACGACAGAATTATTTGAAGCAGTTATTGCTAGATATGCAGGAATTGCGCTTGATACTGGAATGGATGATGCGATTATCCAGCAAATCCGTACAGATTTACAAGCGACAATTTCTTCTGATAAAAGCGATCCAGATAAATTTTTAGATCGAATGAAAGCTAGCGGAGAAGATAATAACGCGAAATTAATCGCGGCTTATTTTAAATTTAAAGGCTTAAATGCCAACTATATTAATCCAAAAGATGCTGGATTACTCGTGACGGACGAACATGCAAGTGCTCAAGTTTTACCTGAATCTTATAACCGCTTGTTTGCACTTCGCGAACGAGAAGGTATCATCGTTTTCCCAGGATTTTTCGGTTACACAAAAGACGGCGAAATCAGTACATTTTCCAGGAGTGGTTCTGATATTACTGGAGCTATTGTGGCCAATGGGGCGCAAGCTGAGTTATACGAGAATTTTACTGATGTGGACGCAGTTTATGCAGTCAATCCGGCAATTGTAAAAAACCCGAAGAAAGTACTCGAACTTACTTACCGCGAAATGCGCGAACTTTCTTATGCTGGCTTCTCTGTTTTTCATGACGAGGCCTTGATTCCGGCTTTCCACGCGGGGATTCCTGTTCATATCAAAAATACAAACAATCCTGACTCATGCGGAACTCGTGTCGTACATGAACGCGAAAACAACAATGGGCCTGTCGTTGGGATTGCAAGCGACGACGGTTTTTGCAGCATTTATATTAGTAAATATTTAATGAACCGGGAAATTGGCTTTGGTCGAAAAGTATTGCAAATCTTGGAAGACTCTGGGCTGAACTATGAGCATATGCCATCAGGAATTGATGATTTAACTATTATTATTCGCGAAAATCAGTTTGGCGAGGATACCGAGCAGACAATTATGACTCGGTTGAAAGAAGAATTAAATGCCGATCAAGTTATTATGCAACACGGAATTTCACTAATTATGGTTGTAGGCGAAACAATGCGTCATAATGTCGGGATAACTTCTCGTGCTTCTAAAGCTTTATCCGACGCAAAAGTAAACATTGAAATGATTAATCAAGGCTCTTCAGAAGTAAGCATTATGTTCGGCGTCAAAGAAGAACAGGAAAATACAGCAGTTCGGGCGCTATATAATGAATTCTTTTCGGAGGTTTTGGTTTAAAAATAAAACAAGTTTTTCACGGATTAGCATGAAAAACTTGTTTTTTGTTTTATTTAATATTAATCTTCTCAATCACAACATCATTCACTGGTTTGTCTTGCATGCCAGTCGGTAGTCCTGCGATTTCGTCTACTACGTCCATGCCTTCGATTACGTGACCGAAAACAGTGTGGCGTCCGTCTAACCAAGGAGTTCCGCCTTCTTTGTATGCTTCGATAACTTCTACCGGGAAGCCGGCTTGTTCCATTTGACCAAGCATATCAGCAGGCATATCTGGTTTTTGAACGATGAAAAATTGGCTACCGTTTGTGTTTGGACCAGCGTTTGCCATTGATAAAGCACCACGTAGGTTAAATGCTTCTGTAGAAAATTCGTCTTCAAAGGCTTCTCCCCAAATACTTTCGCCGCCAGTACCACGGCCATCTGGGTCGCCACCTTGGATCATGAATTCAGGAATAACACGGTGGAAAATAAGTCCATCGTAATAGCCATTTTTAGAATGTGTAACAAAATTTTCTACTGTTTTTGGAGCGATTTCTGGGAACAATTTGATGCGGATAGTTCCTCGGTTTGTGATCATTTCTGCTTCAATCTCATTAGGTGCTACTTCTTTTGATAATTGTGGGTAAGTCATATTGTAAAAACTCCTTCTTGTTTTAATTGATTGTTCACTAACGTAGCCAAATAATAAGCAAATTAACAACGACAGCAATCAGATATAGTACTAGTATAACAGCTGAAACCCAAATGACAATTTTTTTAACCAAAAATGCACTTCCTTCACTTTATTTTTCATTCGCTTTCTTTTATTCTATAATGAAAAGGTGAGATTTAACAATAATACGAATAGAGATGATTTTATTATGGCAACAAGAAAAAGAAATTTGTACATTTTAATGGTCGCTAATCTATTGATGTCAGCCAGTATGACGATGATTATGCCTTTTCTATCGCTCTATATCGAAACATTTGGCGACTATAGTGATGCCTATGTCCAAAGATGGGCTGGGTATATTTTTGGTGTTACTTTTTTAGTGGCTTTTATTTTTTCTCCTATCTGGGGAAGAATTGGAGATAAACACGGTTATAAAGGGATTTTAATTTTAACTTCTGTTGGTTTATCTATTTGTATTTTCTTAATGGGATTTGCGCATTCGGTAACATACTTGCTGATTTTACGGATTTTCATGGGAATTGTCACTGGCTTTATCGGCGTTAGTAATGCTTTTATTGCTAGACAAACGCCTAGAAATGAAGCTGGGAAAATTCTTGGTACGCTTCAACTTGGTGGTGTAACCGGGATGCTTTTCGGTCCACTTATCGGTGGTGCAATGGCAGATTTGTTTGGTTTTAAAAACACTTTTACTATTACCGGTATTGCGATTATGATTGCAGCACTGATTGTTGCCTTTGGGGTAAAAGAGGTTCGCACCGAAGAACAAAAAGAAGCAGCAAAAGTAGTTTACTCAAGACGAGCAGTTTTAAAACAGATCTTTACGCTTCGGGTTCTATTTACAGTGATGATTATTACCGCACTTATCCAAATTGCGAATTTTAGTGTTCAACCGCTTTTGGCACTTTATGTTGGCGATATGACTCAATCGAATAATATTGCGTTCTTATCTGGGCTTGCGTTTTCTGCGACAGGTTTCGGGAATTTGGTGATGACGAGAAAATGGGGACAACTTGGCGATAAATATGGTTATGAAAAGATTTTAAATATCCTTTTGATTATGGCTGCTATTTTTGTCATTCCTCAAGCGTTTGTAACAAATCTTTGGGTTTTTATTTTCTTCCGGTTCTTATTTGGGATTGCAATTGGCGGAATGGTGCCTTGTACGACTGCATATATCCGGCTTGCGGCACCAGGCGTTATGCAAGGTGAAATGCTTGGTTACAATCAAAGTGCTAGGTTCTTAGGAAATGTTATTGGTCCAATTCTTGGTGGTACACTTGCTGGTTATACCGGGATTCCGAGCGTCTTTCTTTTCATGAGTTTTATGTTCTTCGTGGCTTTCTTTGTTTTACTTTATGCACTTCATTCTGACCGAAAACGTCGGGTAAATGTCGATTAATTTTTGGCAAATCTAAGTTTTTTCTTAGGTTTGCCTTTTTTATTCCTCCTATTTAATTGTTTTTTTAAATATGTAAATTGATTTAGAAAGTTAAGTTTTCCACCTTTTTTTCGGACAAAAAAGTATGTTATAATAAAAAATATAAAAAGTACGGCGATTATTTGGGGTACTTCGAGAACGGTAATGTTATATAAATAGTAAGTTTTTAAGGATTTGTGCGACTTTTTACTATTTTTAGTTACGTTTAGATTTCATTAAATGTAAGTACTTGCTTAAAAAACAGTGATTTTCCTGTTCTTAATTTTCATCATTCCGGGATGACTTTCCGTATAAAAATTCTTCGAGGGGGAGCCGATTTTGTCATTTCTTCATCTAGCAATTCTTTTGCCATTCATTGTGGCGTTCTTAATTCCGCTTTTTTACCGGTGGACGAAACACATTCATACTGGCTGGTTAGTACTTCCGATTCCAGTAATTTTATTTATTTATTTCCTAACTTATATCCCAAAGACGATGGACGGGGCAACGATTGTTTCGATGCCTTGGATTCCGCGACTTGGGATTAATTTTACGGTAGTTGTAGATGGGCTTAGTTTACTGTTTGCGCTACTTATTACAGGGATTGGGTCACTTGTTACCTTTTATTCGATTTATTATTTAGGAAAGAAAAAAGAACGACTTAGTAATTTTTATACTTTCTTATTTATTTTTATGACAGCAATGCTTGGGGTTGTTCTGAGCGATAACTTAATAGTCCTATATCTTTTCTGGGAATTGACTTCGATTAGTTCATTCTTGCTGATTGGTTATTGGTATCACAGAGAGCGCTCGAGGTACGGGGCTCGTAAGTCGATGATGATTACAGTGTTCGGCGGTCTTATGATGCTTGGTGGCTTCATATTACTGCATGTTATGAGCGATTCTTACTCCATTCGAGCAATTATCCACGACGCAGATGTACTTAGTCAAAGTAGTTTATTTATTCCAGCGATGATTCTTATCTTGCTCGGTGCCTTTACTAAATCTGCTCAGGTACCATTTCATATTTGGTTGCCCGATGCGATGGAAGCTCCAACCCCGGTTAGTGCTTACTTGCATTCGGCTACAATGGTAAAAGCTGGGATTTATATTGTTGCTCGGTTTACTCCACTGTTCGCGAGTTCGGGAGTTTGGTTTTGGACAGTATCGCTGGTTGGGATTACTACCCTTTTCTGGGGTTCGATTAATGCCACGAAGAAAAATGATTTAAAAGCGATTCTGGCTTACTCGACCATTAGTCAACTCGGAATGATTATGGCGTTACTTGGAATCGGAGCTGCATCCCTCCACTTTGATACATTGAGTGATGATATTTATGTAATTGCCATTGTCGCCGCTGTTTTCCATCTATTTAATCATGCCACTTTTAAAGGTAGTTTGTTTATGATGGTTGGGATTGTTGACCATGAAACTGGCACGCGTGATATCAGACGGCTCGGTGGTTTAATGCGGATTATGCCGATTACAGCGACTATTGCTTTCATCGGAACATTTGCGATGGCTGGGATTCCCCCTTTTAACGGCTTCCTAAGTAAAGAAATGTTTTTTGAAAGTATGGTAAACATTACGCATTTGCAGTTGTTTGATGCAAGTACTTGGGGCGTTATTCTCCCTGTTGTTGCTTGGGTTGCTAGTGTATTTACTTTTGTATATAGCATGATTATTTTCTTTAAAACTTTTACTGGCAAAGTGAAACCTTATTTACTTCCAAAGAAACCGCATGAAGCTTCTTTTGGTCTCCTTTTACCACCAATTATTTTATCTGCGTTTGTAGTTATTATCGGGTTATTCCCAAATTTGATTGCAAAACCTATTTTAGAGCCGGCTGTGAGAGCGATTGTTCCTGGGCTTGATACCGACTTTGCGATTCATATTAGTATGTGGCACGGATTCACACCGGCGCTTCTGATGACATTTGGCGTTGTAGCTCTTGGGGTTATCTTGTTCCTAACACACAAATACTGGAAACCATGGATTACAACACGGGTTCCAAAAGCGCTAAGAATTGGAAAAACTTATGATAATGGGATGTTTTATTTAGAACAAGGTTCCTACCGCATGACGATGTTTATCATGACTGGTTGGCTCCGAACTTATTTAAACTATATGTTATCCGCATTTATTATCATGATGGCTTCAGCGATGATTTTCACGCAGGCCCTTGATTTTAACTTTACGAATATGACAAAAGTAACTGTTGTTGATTTTGTTTTAGCCGCTGTCATCCTAGTGACATTGGTCGGGATTGTTTTCTCTAAATCAAGAATTACCTCAATTATCTTACTTGGCGCGATGGGCTACACGATTAGTATTTTCTTCGTTATTTCACGCGCACCGGATCTTGCTTTAACACAACTTATTATTGAAACGATTTCGGTTGTGCTTTATCTACTTGTTTTCTATCATCTGCCGCAGTTCAGTAATATTGAAGAAAAGCCGAAATGGTTATCCATGAAGACGTTTTTAAGTATCGGGGTTGGTGTGATTATTACACTTGTATCACTTTCTGCATACAATACGACTTTCTATGATTCGATTTCGAAGTACTATGTTGATAATGCTTATGTCGAAGCTGCTGGTAGAAATATTGTAAATGTTATTCTAGTAGACTTCCGTGGCTTTGATACGATGTTTGAAACAGCCGTGCTTTCGATTGCCGCGATCGGTATTTATGCAATGATTAAATTACGTCTAACGAAACGAGGTGAAAATGATGAAAACGAATGACGTTCTTCTTAGAAATGTGACGAAAGTAGTTGCTTTCATTATTTTCTTATTCTCGCTTCACTTGTTCTTTGCAGGTCATTATAATCCTGGTGGTGGCTTCGTTGCTGGACTTACGACAGCAGGAGCGATTACTTTGACGCTACTTGCTTATGATACAAAAACGGTTGCTAGTATGCTTAATATCAATACGATTATGCTTACTGG from the Listeria seeligeri serovar 1/2b str. SLCC3954 genome contains:
- a CDS encoding lmo2377 family MFS transporter, whose protein sequence is MATRKRNLYILMVANLLMSASMTMIMPFLSLYIETFGDYSDAYVQRWAGYIFGVTFLVAFIFSPIWGRIGDKHGYKGILILTSVGLSICIFLMGFAHSVTYLLILRIFMGIVTGFIGVSNAFIARQTPRNEAGKILGTLQLGGVTGMLFGPLIGGAMADLFGFKNTFTITGIAIMIAALIVAFGVKEVRTEEQKEAAKVVYSRRAVLKQIFTLRVLFTVMIITALIQIANFSVQPLLALYVGDMTQSNNIAFLSGLAFSATGFGNLVMTRKWGQLGDKYGYEKILNILLIMAAIFVIPQAFVTNLWVFIFFRFLFGIAIGGMVPCTTAYIRLAAPGVMQGEMLGYNQSARFLGNVIGPILGGTLAGYTGIPSVFLFMSFMFFVAFFVLLYALHSDRKRRVNVD
- a CDS encoding Na+/H+ antiporter subunit A; its protein translation is MSFLHLAILLPFIVAFLIPLFYRWTKHIHTGWLVLPIPVILFIYFLTYIPKTMDGATIVSMPWIPRLGINFTVVVDGLSLLFALLITGIGSLVTFYSIYYLGKKKERLSNFYTFLFIFMTAMLGVVLSDNLIVLYLFWELTSISSFLLIGYWYHRERSRYGARKSMMITVFGGLMMLGGFILLHVMSDSYSIRAIIHDADVLSQSSLFIPAMILILLGAFTKSAQVPFHIWLPDAMEAPTPVSAYLHSATMVKAGIYIVARFTPLFASSGVWFWTVSLVGITTLFWGSINATKKNDLKAILAYSTISQLGMIMALLGIGAASLHFDTLSDDIYVIAIVAAVFHLFNHATFKGSLFMMVGIVDHETGTRDIRRLGGLMRIMPITATIAFIGTFAMAGIPPFNGFLSKEMFFESMVNITHLQLFDASTWGVILPVVAWVASVFTFVYSMIIFFKTFTGKVKPYLLPKKPHEASFGLLLPPIILSAFVVIIGLFPNLIAKPILEPAVRAIVPGLDTDFAIHISMWHGFTPALLMTFGVVALGVILFLTHKYWKPWITTRVPKALRIGKTYDNGMFYLEQGSYRMTMFIMTGWLRTYLNYMLSAFIIMMASAMIFTQALDFNFTNMTKVTVVDFVLAAVILVTLVGIVFSKSRITSIILLGAMGYTISIFFVISRAPDLALTQLIIETISVVLYLLVFYHLPQFSNIEEKPKWLSMKTFLSIGVGVIITLVSLSAYNTTFYDSISKYYVDNAYVEAAGRNIVNVILVDFRGFDTMFETAVLSIAAIGIYAMIKLRLTKRGENDENE
- a CDS encoding Na(+)/H(+) antiporter subunit B — encoded protein: MMKTNDVLLRNVTKVVAFIIFLFSLHLFFAGHYNPGGGFVAGLTTAGAITLTLLAYDTKTVASMLNINTIMLTGVGLVFALGTGMIGIFTGDPFLTHKFGHVDLPILGDTALHTATLFDLGVYLVVVGVTLTIIQTIGESD